CGCGCCGAGCTGTCGGGCGAGGAGGTCTTCCTGACGGGACTCGAGATGGGCACACAACTCGAGTTCGAACGCGAACTCGCTCACGGACGCGAAAAGGGCCGGAAGCGAGAAAAGGAATCGGATTTCAGCCGCACCCGGGCAGGGGTTTGGATCGCTCTGACGGCGCAGTCGCCGGCCACCGGCCGCGTCGTCGGAGAGACTCGAGGAATCGGCAAGCGAGGGCGGACACGCCGATCGGAACGGCGAGGGCGGTCGCGAACCCGACGACGAGGGCGACCGAGGCGGTGACCAGCGGCGGGCCGCCGACGAACGTTGCGGCGGTGACCGCGGTCAGGAACGCCGCCCCGAACGCGACGACCGTGAGTGCGCT
This DNA window, taken from Natronococcus sp. CG52, encodes the following:
- a CDS encoding DUF677 domain-containing protein; its protein translation is MHPPDPHRSTAPLTADRSLRSTLVSSALTVVAFGAAFLTAVTAATFVGGPPLVTASVALVVGFATALAVPIGVSALACRFLESLRRRGRWPATAPSERSKPLPGCG